From Heterodontus francisci isolate sHetFra1 chromosome 9, sHetFra1.hap1, whole genome shotgun sequence, the proteins below share one genomic window:
- the LOC137373511 gene encoding probable G-protein coupled receptor 139, with the protein MREPTIFHQIEDIYYPFLAVVGVLVNSVAILILSQGKCGLSKCITHYLVAMAVADLLVVFTDVILFTVIPFHFPGTYLNTTPAFSLLLVLLSAATDISVWFTVTFTFDRYVAICCQKLKTQYCTEKTVAVVITTVSVLFCLKNIPWYFIYEPEYIIDNVPWGFTISLGFYTSAAWVAFHSLSIILTPFLPFGLILLLNALTVRHILAASRVRRKLLDHSKSENHTDPEMKYRRKSIILLFTISGSFILLWMTNVICFLYVRFSNIYYYTGPHDPTYLTEQSGYMLQLLSTCTNTCIYAVTQTKFREQLKNAVKYPFTAIVKLVQ; encoded by the coding sequence tTAACTCAGTGGCCATTCTGATCCTGTCAcaaggaaagtgcggactctccaaatgtatcacccactacctggtggccatggcagtggcagatctactggtcgttTTCACTGATGTGATACTGTTTACAGTTATTCCTTTTCATTTCCCAGGGACCTACCTGAACACCACGCCTGCATTTTCCCTCttacttgtcctgctttctgcagccacagacatttctgtctggttcactgttacTTTCACCTTTGACCGTTATGTTGcaatttgttgtcagaagctgaaaacacaatattgcacagagaaaactGTGGCTGTGGTTATAACGACAGTGAGTGTGTTGTTCTGCTTGAAAAATATTCCATGGTATTTTATATATGAACCTGAATATATAATAGACAATGTACCCTGGGGCTTCACTATATCACTGGGCTTTTACACCAGTGCTGCATGGGTAGCATTTCACAGCCTCAGTATTATTTTAACCCCTTTCCTTCCATTTggtctgattttactgctcaatgctctgactgtcagacacattttagcggCCAGTAGAGTCCGCAGGAAACTACTGGATCACAGCAAGAGTGAGAATCACACTGACCCAGAGATGAAGTaccgaagaaaatccatcattttactcttcactatatctggcagttttatactgttatggatgacgaaTGTTATATGTTTCCTATATGTGCGGTTTTCAAACATATATTATTACACAGGTCCCCATGATCCTACATACCTCACTGAACAATCTGGCTACATGCTACAGCTTTTGAGCACCTGCACCAACAcctgtatttatgcagtgacccagactaaattcagagagcagctgaagaatgcAGTCAAATATCCATTCACTGCAATTGTTAAATTAGTTCAATGA